A genomic segment from Torulaspora globosa chromosome 3, complete sequence encodes:
- the STM1 gene encoding Stm1p (ancestral locus Anc_8.364), whose protein sequence is MSAPANPFDLLGNDVEDADVVISPPKEIVKKNTSSKKADVPPPSANPARANKNRPRPTGNDAALKDKSAGRQSNRSKDVPESAKTKKTNARKSSDRHSRTGKVDTQKKVNQGWGDDKKELSAEAEGELDAQAEAEADNEAEAAAGIAKMSLKDYLQEKSAGTLNKVPGVKKVEALNDAELFKKETEVLAEATKVKNVKSKPQKTKEFLDFDATFVESNPRPRRDFDNKNRRGGRGGRAARGGRNSANPVQTNGSIDTKNLPTLS, encoded by the coding sequence ATGTCTGCTCCAGCCAACCCATTTGATCTATTAGGTAACGACGTTGAAGACGCTGACGTTGTGATCAGCCCTCCAAAGgagatcgtcaagaagaacacTTCGTCCAAGAAGGCAGACGTGCCACCACCATCTGCCAACCCAGCTAGAGCCAACAAGAACAGACCAAGACCAACCGGTAACGAtgctgctttgaaggaCAAGAGTGCTGGCAGACAGAGCAACAGATCCAAGGATGTTCCAGAGTCTGccaagaccaagaagaccaacgcaagaaagagcagcGACCGTCACTCCAGAACCGGAAAGGTGGACACCCAGAAGAAGGTCAACCAGGGCTGGGGTGATgacaagaaggaattgaGTGCTGAAGCTGAAGGTGAATTGGACGCCCAGGCTGAGGCTGAGGCCGACAACGAAGCCGAAGCTGCTGCCGGTATTGCAAAGATGTCCTTGAAAGACTATTTGCAAGAGAAATCCGCGGGTACTTTGAACAAAGTTCCAGGAGTCAAGAAGGTCGAGGCTCTAAACGACGCTgaattgttcaagaaggagacCGAAGTGCTAGCAGAAGCTACCAAGGTCAAGAACGTTAAGTCCAAGCCACAAAAGACCAAGGAGTTCTTGGACTTCGACGCCACCTTTGTCGAGTCTAACccaagaccaagaagagacTTCGACAACAAGAACCGCCGTGGCGGTAGAGGCGGTAGAGCTGCCAGAGGCGGCAGAAACAGCGCTAACCCAGTTCAGACGAACGGTTCTATTGACACCAAGAACTTGCCAACCTTGTCTTAA
- the PCD1 gene encoding 8-oxo-dGTP diphosphatase (ancestral locus Anc_8.365): MLRASQLLSNIRSFKHSNLLPLSSVWPDSRRSAVLILLFIGHNGELRVLLTRRSKGLRSFSGHVSLPGGKADNNQETFEEVARREAEEEIGLPRDAEILHEKFGMKIDHISTQMPCYLSRTFLSVKPLVCFLHNETADGEAPLDASRFFGKLNPGETSSIFSVPLSDMVCHLQPDCKGYEPEYVSRREHMSRWGGLKWPMRHYYYPVSNHNDVGWLNEIEDTSSADELQESTACRDLWGLTAKILYDLARIANDMLSKTDMEWDIGHEELIYGLHEYGNQLQGEKRSEWEIGMISGENKLKYADVIPGYYMKRLRQVASKY; the protein is encoded by the coding sequence ATGTTGAGAGCAAGCCAACTGTTAAGCAATATTCGCAGCTTCAAACACTCCAACCTTCTTCCGCTATCGTCAGTATGGCCAGACTCTCGAAGATCAGCAGTGCtgatcttgctcttcatAGGGCATAACGGTGAATTAAGAGTACTTCTTACAAGGCGGTCAAAGGGactcagaagcttctcTGGACATGTATCACTTCCTGGGGGGAAAGCAGACAATAATCAAGAGACTTTTGAGGAGGTAGCCAGAcgagaagctgaagaagagattggaTTACCGCGAGATGCAGAGATCCTACACGAGAAATTTGGAATGAAGATAGATCATATATCAACTCAGATGCCTTGCTATTTATCACGAACCTTCCTAAGTGTGAAACCATTGGTATGTTTCCTGCATAACGAAACCGCTGACGGCGAGGCACCATTGGATGCCTCTCGATTCTTCGGCAAATTGAACCCTGGTGAGACGTCCTCCATATTCTCGGTGCCTCTCAGTGACATGGTATGCCATCTGCAGCCAGACTGCAAAGGCTATGAGCCAGAATACGTAAGTCGCAGAGAACATATGTCACGGTGGGGTGGGTTAAAATGGCCCATGAGACATTACTACTATCCTGTCAGCAACCATAACGACGTGGGATGGCTAAATGAGATTGAGGACACAAGCTCAGccgatgagctgcaagaaaGCACTGCTTGCCGCGATCTGTGGGGCCTTACCGCCAAAATCTTGTACGATCTAGCCCGAATAGCCAATGATATGTTAAGCAAAACGGATATGGAATGGGATATAGGGCATGAAGAGCTGATATACGGACTTCACGAGTACGGGAATCAGTTGCAAGGTGAGAAGAGAAGTGAGTGGGAAATTGGCATGATATCGGGCGAGAATAAGCTCAAGTATGCTGATGTTATTCCGGGGTACTATATGAAAAGATTGAGGCAGGTGGCCTCCAAATACTGA
- the STB3 gene encoding Stb3p (ancestral locus Anc_8.363) has protein sequence MPTGEGSFETGKKGIVQGPKPISTSSPAGLAAAQMVTPSKLSALLLERGPLAIRHITQTLGAEIPSFKDLSSSKQRRLIMSAMESGDVDSSVVFEKIGWGQWSAKVVEAENFAKERELTNAANAKVKDIVAQESQRRRSSSSHNRGKKQPLASLAAGKNGDGGVVYIDENPLASEDEDEPFGREEEDGNEDEDDDLVKSDDPYSFRRRKSSVVFADSSPEGVEHELLAQRVRPLLKGKRGGRRSSSKMANSSVFKPGVHLDHPNGGSSNSAAVSLSATPTMIDLEQISNSLSESSSRRESRVSFSKESSIRSTLLPHKNYHWIPTSSPRLTYQTSTQAPPLLAASQGSNRKRQHSAKPSHKTDRHSDTDEEDWAAMGAATLRNNSVPPKMDTVATSPNGFVAPKVIDTSEIPGFEHQLPPPAVRTGRDDQQQQSQPRAGQSEDSSDAAKLLMSLKS, from the coding sequence ATGCCAACAGGTGAGGGGAGTTTTGAGACGGGCAAGAAGGGGATTGTACAGGGACCGAAACCGATATCTACGTCTTCACCAGCAGGGTTGGCTGCGGCACAGATGGTGACGCCGTCGAAACTGTCAGCACTGTTGTTGGAGAGGGGCCCTCTGGCGATTCGGCATATAACGCAGACGTTGGGGGCGGAGATTCCGAGTTTCAAGGATTTGTCGTCTTCGAAGCAGCGCAGACTTATCATGAGTGCGATGGAGAGCGGCGACGTAGACAGCAGCGTTGtgtttgagaagatcggCTGGGGCCAGTGGTCGGCCAAGGTGGTGGAGGCGGAGAATTTTGCCAAAGAGAGAGAGTTGACGAATGCGGCGAACGCCAAGGTGAAGGATATAGTGGCACAGGAGAGccagaggagaagaagcagtaGTAGCCATAACCGGGGCAAAAAACAGCCGCTGGCTTCGCTGGCTGCGGGCAAAAACGGAGATGGAGGGGTGGTTTATATCGACGAGAACCCACTGGCCTccgaggacgaggacgagcCCTTTGGACgcgaggaggaagacggcaacgaggacgaggatgatgatcttgtcaaGAGCGACGATCCGTACAGCTTCAGAAGGAGGAAATCGAGCGTGGTGTTTGCGGACTCGTCCCCCGAAGGCGTGGAACACGAGCTGCTGGCACAACGCGTGAGACCGCTACTAAAGGGAAAGCGTGGTGGCAGGAGATCGAGCTCAAAGATGGCCAACTCATCGGTCTTCAAGCCCGGCGTTCACCTCGATCACCCCAACGGTGGCTCCAGCAATAGCGCGGCCGTCTCGCTATCGGCAACGCCGACGATGATCGATCTAGAGCAGATCTCAAACTCGTTGAGCGAGTCATCGTCAAGGAGGGAATCCCGCGTGTCGTTCTCGAAAGAGTCTAGCATACGATCTACGCTTCTCCCGCACAAGAACTACCACTGGATCCCCACGTCGTCGCCGCGATTGACATATCAAACATCCACTCAGGCCCCACCGCTCCTGGCAGCTTCGCAGGGAAGCAACAGGAAAAGACAACATAGCGCTAAGCCGTCGCACAAGACCGACAGGCACTCGGACACAGACGAAGAGGATTGGGCCGCCATGGGCGCTGCGACACTGCGGAACAACAGCGTCCCACCCAAGATGGACACCGTGGCCACGTCGCCGAACGGGTTCGTAGCCCCGAAGGTGATCGACACTTCAGAGATCCCCGGCTTCGAGCACCAGCTACCGCCGCCCGCGGTGCGCACGGGCCGCGACGaccagcaacagcaatcGCAGCCAAGAGCAGGCCAAAGCGAGGACAGCAGCGATGCAGCAAAGCTGCTAATGAGCCTAAAATCCTGA
- a CDS encoding uncharacterized protein (ancestral locus Anc_8.366): MSVSLGAAVYIALKPILKIYTIMAVGYLLVRFDIVSMETSRGISNMVVNAILPCLTFNKIVSGISDKDIKQIGVIVLSAVLLFTVGGSCALLTKLITPAPKKWFWGLLFGGIFPNISDLPIAYVQSMGNGSIFTSAEAEKGVAYCCIFLISQSFLMMNFGLWRLVGLDFRDRDTADNEREDTGLSRKSSLRKDDLGSEHQAQDENLAAENQRSYELQSFSSNAIESDNEDLTTASSRPGGRSLSRSRASSVKSLGGSPRECPDTDLEAQTRSAGPSAREHSRLKRYYSTDIVSLPQKPSRHNSRRSSLRKRGPSISDVVLEYSVADQIRDGEIDLSRPLTLTEDLGYRNSTFRTMAQENGSDSNTSIEEDHEYTVTRTQTSAGRIGRFLKRHKMGWIEYAVINFFRPASLGALLGIIVAMIPWLKALFVPTDVHVHNAPDGLPVLNFLMDFTSYIGNACVPLGLLLLGGTIARLEIGKLPKKFVRVAVLMTVLRLMVIPIIGVAWANKLYEINWLDNVIGKFIMILTWSMPSATAQVYFTAFYTPLEGSHTQLDCLSVFILMQYSILFITVPFVITYTIKVDLQL; this comes from the coding sequence ATGTCAGTTTCTTTGGGGGCAGCAGTCTACATTGCCTTAAAGCCTATATTGAAAATCTATACCATCATGGCGGTGGGTTACTTGCTGGTACGGTTCGATATTGTGTCGATGGAGACTTCTAGAGGCATATCCAATATGGTTGTGAACGCAATTCTGCCCTGCTTGACTTTCAACAAGATTGTTTCTGGCATTTCGGATAAAGATATCAAGCAAATCGGCGTCATTGTTCTTTCAGCGGTTCTTTTATTCACCGTAGGTGGTTCATGTGCCCTGCTCACAAAGCTGATAACACCAGCTCCCAAGAAGTGGTTTTGGGGGTTGCTTTTTGGAGGCATTTTCCCCAATATTTCAGACCTTCCCATTGCTTATGTACAAAGCATGGGCAACGGATCCATATTCACATcagctgaagcagagaaaGGCGTTGCCTACTGCTGTATTTTCCTGATATCTCAAAGCTTTCTAATGATGAATTTTGGTCTTTGGCGACTGGTAGGTCTAGATTTCAGAGACAGGGACACAGCCGACAACGAAAGAGAAGACACTGGTCTGAGTCGGAAGAGTTCACTGAGGAAGGATGATCTTGGCTCTGAACATCAAGCCCAAGACGAAAACCTTGCCGCTGAAAATCAGCGCTCGTACgagcttcaaagcttcagcagcaacgCTATCGAGAGCGACAATGAAGATTTGACAACGGCTAGCTCCCGACCCGGTGGCCGCTCGCTATCTCGCTCGAGAGCTAGTTCAGTGAAAAGCCTAGGTGGATCACCTCGAGAATGCCCCGACACCGATTTAGAAGCCCAAACACGCTCAGCGGGTCCAAGCGCCCGAGAACACTCAAGACTTAAAAGATATTACTCGACAGATATCGTAAGCTTACCACAGAAACCAAGCCGACATAACAGCCGGCGGTCaagtttgagaaagaggGGACCCTCAATTAGCGACGTGGTGCTCGAATACAGTGTAGCCGACCAGATCAGAGATGGGGAAATTGACCTTTCTCGGCCACTGACGTTAACTGAAGACCTGGGATACAGGAACTCGACATTCCGGACTATGGCGCAGGAAAATGGATCGGACTCCAACACGAGCATCGAAGAGGATCACGAGTATACAGTCACAAGAACCCAGACGTCCGCTGGTCGAATCGGGAGGTTTCTGAAACGTCACAAAATGGGATGGATCGAGTACGCCGTTATAAACTTCTTTAGGCCTGCCTCCCTGGGAGCGCTGTTGGGAATTATAGTCGCAATGATTCCTTGGCTGAAAGCTTTGTTTGTGCCCACTGACGTGCACGTCCACAATGCTCCCGATGGCCTGCCCGTTCTAAACTTCCTGATGGATTTTACGTCATACATTGGGAATGCGTGCGTTCCTTTGGGACTACTGTTACTGGGTGGTACAATCGCTCGATTAGAGATCGGGAAACTGCCGAAGAAATTCGTCAGGGTTGCCGTTCTGATGACTGTTCTGAGACTCATGGTGATACCTATCATTGGCGTTGCCTGGGCTAATAAGTTGTATGAAATAAACTGGCTGGATAACGTCATTGGCAAGTTTATCATGATACTTACTTGGTCGATGCCAAGTGCCACAGCTCAAGTATATTTCACCGCATTCTATACTCCGCTAGAGGGTTCTCACACGCAACTCGACTGCTTGTCGGTCTTCATTTTGATGCAGTATTCCATTCTTTTCATAACTGTGCCCTTCGTCATTACCTACACTATCAAAGTTGACCTTCAGCTATGA